Proteins encoded in a region of the Triticum dicoccoides isolate Atlit2015 ecotype Zavitan chromosome 3A, WEW_v2.0, whole genome shotgun sequence genome:
- the LOC119268876 gene encoding golgin-84-like produces MASWLKVAEDLLEVVDRRAKSVATELSDEQTAPQPSGSNGQEGQAKRGKPREKGPLKLTTGDAGNRTAAQKERKNRQPPRERIKIEKIKPSARPDSSNDDALAIVSASEPEVTSVDVKGANAESTSDKVENTTVDLKNDVAANAVDNAVEVQSIERTPEDTGPITDHVADSGNLESASESSAPSVPDEKNEPSSSNQSTDIGLAVSLEDKDTAVAVIQERTISGVPDSQGSGKSQDLKKDNLSDPPEITQNQQEHKSESVPLKDQDQLEEAQGLLKSAAKTGQSKEARLARVCAGLSSRLQEYKSENAQLEELLVQEREKCSSHEAHIKQLQQELSVSRVQGSRVESNMVDALAAKNTEIESLAKSLDSWKKKAAASEEMLASLQEDMDGLKRNRELTETRIIQALREELSTVERRAEEERIAHNATKMAAVDREVELEHRAVEASNALARIQRAADQSSSRAMEFEHKVAVLEVECASLHQELQEMEARNRRAQKKPSEDASQALQIQAWQEEVERARQSQREAESQILSLEAELQKMRVEMAGMRRDAEHYSRQEHVELEKRYRELTDLLYHKQTQLESMASEKGALEFQLEKSLKQFHEVQVEAERSRVSRRSASSWEEDTDINALEPLPLHHRHMATANHQLQKAAKFLDSGAVRATRFLWRHPVARVSLLFYLVFVHLFLMYLMQRLQDFAAEETVKSSMGDLANVKLP; encoded by the exons ATGGCCTCCTGGCTCAAGGTCGCCGAAG ACTTGCTCGAAGTGGTCGACCGGAGGGCGAAAAGCGTGGCCACCGAGCTGTCCgacgagcagactgctcctcagccctCAG GATCGAATGGCCAAGAAGGGCAAGCAAAGAGGGGAAAGCCCAGGGAGAAG GGTCCATTGAAGCTCACTACCGGGGATGCAGGTAACAGGACAGCGGCTCAGAAGGAGAGGAAGAACAGGCAACCGCCTCGGGAGAGGATTAAGATTGAGAAGATCAAACCTTCGGCACGTCCTGATTCATCAAATGATGATGCTCTTGCTATTGTTAGTGCCAGCGAACCTGAAGTCACTTCAGTTGATGTTAAGGGAGCGAATGCTGAGAGCACATCCGACAAAGTAGAGAACACCACTGTTGACCTTAAAAATGATGTAGCTGCTAATGCTGTCGATAATGCGGTTGAAGTCCAGTCAATAGAGAGAACCCCTGAGGATACAGGTCCCATCACGGATCATGTTGCAGATTCTGGCAATTTGGAGAGTGCTTCTGAAAGCTCTGCTCCTTCAGTTCCAGACGAAAAAAATGAGCCAAGCAGCAGTAACCAGTCTACTGACATTGGTTTAGCAGTCAGTTTGGAGGATAAAGACACAGCTGTGGCTGTTATCCAGGAGAGAACTATCTCTGGAGTACCCGATTCACAAGGTTCTGGCAAATCCCAAGATCTGAAGAAAGATAATTTGTCAGATCCACCAGAAATCACACAAAATCAACAGGAACATAAGTCTGAATCAGTTCCTCTGAAGGATCAAGACCAACTTGAGGAG GCTCAGGGATTACTAAAAAGCGCTGCAAAAACTGGCCAGTCAAAAGAAGCTAGATTAGCTCGG GTCTGTGCTGGACTTTCATCTCGTCTCCAAGAATATAAATCCGAGAATGCACAGCTAGAAGAACTTCTTGTTCAGGAG AGAGAGAAATGTAGCTCACATGAAGCTCATATAAAGCAACTACAGCAAGAACTATCGGTGTCCAGAGTACAAGGTTCACGAGTTGAATCTAACATGGTTGATGCTTTGGCTGCAAAAAACACTGAGATTGAATCTCTAGCTAAATCATTGGACTCTTGGAAGAAAAAAGCAGCAGCTTCAGAAGAAATGCTGGCATCTTTACAG GAAGATATGGATGGCCTTAAGAGGAACCGTGAGCTTACTGAAACCAGGATCATCCAG GCTCTACGAGAGGAACTTTCAACCGTGGAGCGGAGGGCTGAAGAGGAGCGTATTGCACATAATGCTACAAAGATG GCAGCTGTTGACAGAGAAGTAGAATTGGAGCATCGGGCTGTCGAGGCATCAAATGCTCTTGCTAGAATCCAG AGAGCTGCTGATCAAAGCTCATCGAGAGCAATGGAATTTGAGCACAAAGTAGCTGTACTTGAG GTTGAATGTGCATCACTGCACCAAGAACTACAGGAAATGGAAGCTCGTAATCGCCGTGCTCAGAAAAAGCCTTCTGAAGATGCTAGTCAAGCTCTTCAG ATACAGGCATGGCAGGAGGAAGTTGAGCGAGCACGGCAAAGCCAAAGAGAGGCAGAAAGCCAGATATTATCCTTGGAG GCTGAGTTGCAGAAGATGAGAGTTGAAATGGCTGGAATGAGACGCGACGCAGAGCATTATTCTAGACAG GAGCATGTTGAGCTAGAGAAAAGATACCGTGAGCTCACTGATTTGCTG TACCACAAGCAAACACAATTAGAATCCATGGCCAGTGAAAAAGGTGCATTAGAGTTCCAACTGGAGAAATCATTGAAGCAATTCCATGAAGTGCAG GTAGAAGCAGAAAGGAGTAGGGTTTCTCGCAGATCAGCATCATCATGGGAAGAAGATACTGATATCAATGCGCTAGA GCCTCTTCCACTGCATCATCGACACATGGCAACGGCAAATCATCAG TTACAAAAAGCTGCGAAGTTTTTAGATTCAGGGGCTGTGAGGGCGACAAGATTTTTGTGGCGGCATCCTGTTGCCCGAGTCAGCCTTCTATTCTATCTG GTGTTTGTGCATTTGTTCTTGATGTACTTGATGCAGCGCCTGCAG GACTTTGCAGCGGAAGAGACTGTGAAATCGTCCATGGGGGACCTGGCCAACGTGAAGTTGCCATAG